One Amycolatopsis sp. NBC_00355 genomic window carries:
- a CDS encoding NADP-dependent oxidoreductase — MKAAQFKQFGGPEVLEVVDLPDPHPGPGQVRIVVQAAGVNATETKLRSGELSFGAGLPQTTGRDVAGVVDELGEGVTDVAVGDRVFGISDDGAGAAELALLTHRAPIPPSLGFVDAAGLPIALETATRALDQLTVASGRTLFVNGATGGIGGTAVQLALARGARVIGAASAANQNYLRLLGAEPVTYGEGMAERIRAIAPGGVDRALDVAGNGVLPELIDLAGGAPNVVTLADFAGAEKHGVHFSNGFVDGHGFHALAEIAPLIEAGRFWLPVDRTFPLAEIAEAHRASENAHVRGRLVLVIA; from the coding sequence ATGAAAGCCGCACAGTTCAAGCAGTTCGGCGGTCCCGAAGTCCTCGAGGTCGTGGATCTCCCCGACCCGCACCCGGGCCCCGGCCAGGTCCGGATCGTCGTCCAGGCGGCCGGCGTCAACGCCACGGAGACGAAGCTGCGCAGCGGCGAACTGTCGTTCGGGGCGGGACTTCCGCAGACGACCGGCCGCGACGTCGCGGGTGTCGTCGACGAGCTCGGTGAGGGCGTGACCGACGTGGCCGTCGGCGACCGGGTGTTCGGCATCTCCGACGACGGCGCCGGCGCGGCCGAGCTGGCCCTGCTGACCCACCGCGCGCCCATCCCGCCGTCACTCGGGTTCGTCGACGCCGCCGGCCTCCCCATCGCCCTCGAAACGGCCACGCGCGCGCTGGACCAGCTCACCGTCGCGAGTGGACGGACGTTGTTCGTCAACGGTGCCACCGGCGGGATCGGCGGCACGGCCGTCCAGCTCGCCCTCGCCCGCGGTGCGCGGGTGATCGGCGCCGCGAGTGCCGCCAACCAGAACTACCTGCGCTTGCTCGGCGCGGAACCCGTGACCTACGGCGAAGGCATGGCCGAACGGATTCGCGCGATCGCTCCCGGCGGCGTCGACCGGGCGTTGGACGTAGCCGGGAACGGTGTCCTGCCCGAGCTGATCGACCTCGCCGGCGGCGCGCCGAACGTGGTGACGCTGGCCGACTTCGCGGGCGCGGAAAAGCACGGGGTGCACTTCAGCAACGGCTTCGTCGACGGCCACGGTTTCCACGCCCTGGCCGAGATCGCCCCCCTGATCGAGGCCGGCCGGTTCTGGCTCCCGGTCGACCGGACCTTCCCGCTCGCCGAGATCGCCGAAGCCCACCGCGCCAGCGAAAACGCCCACGTCCGAGGACGGCTGGTGCTGGTGATCGCTTGA
- a CDS encoding MFS transporter, with translation MNSGEEPGTLRGRPAAGLGARVPHRWIALVVLSLAQLMVVLDSTIVNIALPTAQHDLGFSTDNRQWVVTGYALAFGSLLLLGGRLSDFFGRKRLFVIGLAGFAVASALGGAASGFGMLLISRVAQGAFGAMLAPAALSMVSVTFAGDANERGRAFGVFGAISGAGGALGLLLGGVLTQDLSWRWCLYVNLIIAAVAFAGSLVFLTDGERPERTRLDVSGTITAILGVVGIAYGLGNAAAKGWTDFRTVGPVLAGVVFVVVFVLLERRVRQPLLPLPVLLDRDRGAAYLSIGISGIGGFAVFLFLTYYLAETLGFTPFRTGLAFLPMVGLVMVGAIVSGAVLLPRTGPRPLVPAGCLLAALGMALLTGIGTSSTYAGGVLPSLLVIGLGLGLVFGPGQNAATSGVRPHESGVASAMVNIAQQIGGSIGLAVFSSLSATAITGYLDDHAATAAQPSTIVDATLSSYHFVFWIAAALFLGGAVVAALLFRSGPLPVTQDATPVVAR, from the coding sequence ATGAACTCTGGTGAAGAGCCCGGCACGCTTCGCGGCCGGCCCGCGGCGGGCCTCGGCGCCCGCGTCCCGCACCGCTGGATCGCGCTTGTCGTCCTGAGCCTCGCCCAGCTGATGGTCGTCCTGGACTCCACGATCGTGAACATCGCGCTGCCGACCGCGCAGCACGACCTCGGGTTCTCCACCGACAACCGGCAGTGGGTCGTCACCGGGTACGCGCTCGCGTTCGGCAGCCTGCTGCTGCTCGGCGGCCGGCTCTCGGACTTCTTCGGCCGGAAGCGGCTGTTCGTCATCGGCCTGGCCGGCTTCGCGGTCGCCTCGGCGCTCGGCGGGGCCGCGAGCGGCTTCGGGATGCTGCTGATCTCCCGGGTCGCGCAGGGCGCGTTCGGCGCGATGCTCGCGCCGGCGGCGCTGTCGATGGTGTCGGTGACCTTCGCCGGCGACGCGAACGAGCGCGGCCGCGCGTTCGGCGTCTTCGGCGCGATCTCGGGCGCCGGCGGCGCGCTGGGACTGCTGCTGGGCGGCGTCCTCACCCAGGACCTGTCGTGGCGGTGGTGCCTGTACGTCAACCTGATCATCGCCGCGGTGGCGTTCGCCGGCTCGCTGGTCTTCCTCACCGACGGCGAGCGGCCCGAACGCACCCGGCTCGACGTCTCGGGCACGATCACCGCGATCCTCGGCGTCGTCGGCATCGCCTACGGCCTCGGCAACGCCGCGGCGAAGGGCTGGACCGACTTCCGGACCGTGGGACCGGTGCTCGCCGGCGTCGTGTTCGTCGTCGTCTTCGTGCTGCTCGAGCGCCGCGTCCGGCAGCCGCTGCTCCCGCTGCCGGTGCTGCTGGACCGCGACCGCGGCGCGGCCTACCTGTCGATCGGGATCTCGGGGATCGGCGGCTTCGCGGTGTTCCTGTTCCTCACCTACTACCTCGCGGAAACGCTGGGGTTCACGCCGTTCCGGACCGGGCTGGCGTTCCTGCCCATGGTCGGCCTGGTGATGGTGGGCGCGATCGTCTCCGGGGCGGTGCTGCTGCCGCGCACCGGGCCGCGCCCGCTCGTGCCGGCGGGCTGCCTGCTCGCCGCGCTCGGCATGGCGCTGCTCACCGGGATCGGGACGTCGTCCACCTACGCCGGCGGCGTGCTGCCGTCCCTGCTCGTCATCGGCCTCGGCCTGGGGCTGGTCTTCGGCCCGGGACAGAACGCCGCGACCAGCGGTGTGCGGCCGCACGAGTCCGGGGTGGCGTCCGCGATGGTGAACATCGCCCAGCAGATCGGCGGGTCCATCGGGCTGGCCGTGTTCAGCTCGCTGAGCGCGACGGCGATCACGGGCTACCTCGACGACCACGCGGCGACAGCGGCACAGCCGTCGACGATCGTCGACGCGACGCTTTCCAGCTACCACTTCGTGTTCTGGATCGCGGCGGCGCTGTTCCTCGGGGGCGCCGTGGTGGCCGCGCTTCTCTTCCGCAGCGGTCCCTTGCCGGTCACCCAGGACGCGACCCCGGTCGTCGCCCGCTAA
- a CDS encoding TetR/AcrR family transcriptional regulator, giving the protein MTKGESAAADGATSEVLWLRGDRERPARRAAPLTLERIVTEAVAELDAHGAERLTMRRLAQRLDVTSTALYWHVSTKEDLLDLAVDHILGEVPLPEPGPDPRAAVRALLLGWRAAMLAHPWSPSLLGRPLLGPNVLARTEFVQAMLTRAGLTGRDLASATHLLTGFVIGTAMTDATWRRLDDPTVVARARAHITGLSELYPTLSTSGFVDQEWSDDDLFGHSLERILDTLTP; this is encoded by the coding sequence GTGACCAAGGGAGAATCCGCCGCGGCGGACGGCGCCACCAGCGAAGTCCTGTGGCTGCGCGGCGATCGGGAACGTCCGGCACGACGGGCCGCGCCGCTCACCCTGGAGCGGATCGTCACCGAGGCCGTCGCCGAGCTCGACGCCCACGGGGCGGAACGGCTGACGATGCGACGGCTCGCCCAGCGCCTCGACGTGACCTCGACGGCGCTCTACTGGCACGTCTCGACCAAGGAGGACCTGCTCGACCTCGCGGTCGACCACATCCTCGGCGAGGTGCCGCTCCCCGAGCCCGGCCCCGACCCCCGCGCCGCGGTCCGCGCGCTGCTGCTCGGCTGGCGCGCCGCGATGCTCGCGCACCCGTGGTCACCCAGCCTGCTGGGACGTCCTCTGCTGGGCCCGAACGTGCTGGCCCGGACCGAGTTCGTCCAGGCGATGCTGACCCGCGCCGGCCTGACCGGCCGCGATCTGGCGTCGGCCACCCACCTGCTGACCGGCTTCGTCATCGGCACCGCGATGACCGACGCCACCTGGCGGCGGCTGGACGATCCCACGGTCGTCGCCCGGGCCCGGGCGCACATCACCGGCCTGAGCGAGCTGTACCCGACGCTCAGCACGTCCGGCTTCGTCGATCAGGAGTGGTCCGACGACGACCTCTTCGGCCACAGCCTCGAACGGATCCTCGACACGCTGACCCCCTGA
- a CDS encoding alpha/beta hydrolase fold domain-containing protein, whose amino-acid sequence MSILSKPFVADRVARLMGAVAARAITPRPLFPEIPGHTGEISVPTRHGPMPATLYRPPGDARGVYVNAHGGGFVVGAPIGDDPLCRYLAEHAGVFVVNLDYALAPARRFPVPCEQVHDALTWAAAPEREWAGARLCVGGQSAGGSLAAAASRLALRDGGPAIALQVLHYPPLDLVTPAAAKPAARGAVIRPWMGEVFDTAYIPDAARRADPLASPAWGSNGDGLAGIAPALVITCEHDRLRAEAVAYAGKLAEAGALVEHYDIAGVDHGYDLMRGEPELVRRVYAFLALHVERAVTA is encoded by the coding sequence ATGTCGATCCTGTCGAAGCCGTTCGTCGCCGACCGGGTGGCCCGCCTGATGGGCGCGGTCGCCGCCCGCGCGATCACACCGCGTCCGCTGTTCCCCGAAATCCCCGGCCACACCGGCGAAATCTCGGTGCCGACCCGGCACGGCCCGATGCCCGCCACCCTCTACCGCCCGCCGGGAGACGCCCGGGGCGTCTACGTCAACGCCCACGGCGGCGGGTTCGTGGTGGGCGCCCCGATCGGGGACGACCCGCTGTGCCGGTACCTCGCCGAGCACGCCGGGGTGTTCGTGGTCAACCTCGACTACGCGCTCGCGCCGGCGCGGCGGTTTCCGGTGCCGTGCGAACAGGTGCACGACGCGCTGACGTGGGCGGCCGCGCCCGAGCGCGAGTGGGCCGGCGCGCGGCTGTGCGTCGGCGGGCAGAGCGCGGGCGGTTCGCTCGCGGCCGCGGCGTCCCGGCTCGCGCTGCGCGACGGCGGGCCGGCGATCGCGTTGCAGGTGCTGCACTACCCACCGCTGGACCTCGTGACCCCGGCCGCGGCCAAACCGGCGGCGCGGGGCGCGGTGATCCGGCCGTGGATGGGGGAGGTCTTCGACACCGCCTACATCCCCGACGCCGCCCGCCGCGCGGACCCGCTGGCGTCGCCGGCGTGGGGGAGCAACGGTGACGGCCTGGCGGGCATCGCGCCCGCGCTGGTGATCACCTGCGAGCACGACCGGCTGCGCGCCGAGGCCGTCGCCTACGCGGGCAAGCTCGCGGAGGCCGGCGCGTTGGTGGAGCACTACGACATCGCAGGCGTCGACCACGGCTACGACCTCATGCGCGGGGAACCCGAACTCGTCCGGCGGGTGTACGCGTTCCTCGCCCTGCACGTCGAGCGCGCGGTGACGGCCTGA
- a CDS encoding TetR family transcriptional regulator — protein sequence MSIDSRDPRAVRSRAALSAAAVRLVSERGSANVPVTELAEAAGVSRQLVYLHFADRDALLVAAALDLARRELLPVRESGRAAVLATARHFAAHRAFYRALLTGPCAFALTTALSELLAPVNREAVRRLFGERLPAGTVDDLAVFLTGGAGAVINAWLLGDDETLDPEDLADRFVRLRHTLGGLPEEDA from the coding sequence GTGAGCATCGACAGCCGTGACCCGCGCGCCGTGCGGTCGCGGGCGGCGCTGTCCGCGGCGGCCGTGCGGCTGGTGTCCGAGCGCGGCAGCGCGAACGTCCCCGTCACCGAACTCGCCGAAGCCGCCGGGGTCAGCCGGCAGCTCGTCTACCTGCACTTCGCCGACCGGGACGCGCTGCTGGTCGCCGCCGCGCTCGACCTCGCCCGGCGGGAGCTGCTGCCCGTCCGGGAGTCCGGGCGCGCCGCGGTGCTCGCCACGGCCCGGCACTTCGCCGCGCACCGCGCGTTCTACCGGGCGCTGCTCACGGGGCCGTGCGCGTTCGCGCTGACCACCGCGTTGAGTGAGCTGCTCGCGCCGGTCAACCGCGAGGCGGTCCGGCGGCTCTTCGGCGAGCGGCTGCCGGCCGGGACGGTCGACGACCTCGCGGTGTTCCTCACCGGCGGCGCCGGCGCGGTGATCAACGCCTGGCTGCTCGGCGACGACGAGACCCTCGATCCCGAAGACCTCGCCGACCGCTTCGTCCGCCTCCGGCACACCCTCGGCGGACTTCCGGAGGAGGACGCATGA
- a CDS encoding HEAT repeat domain-containing protein, giving the protein MNSTPLGALSTGNSSMRLQAALAAGTRADPGSADALVARSAIEPDFFVRDMLTWALTRLPAEVTVPRLLGELRSERAQARSQALHTLSKIGDGTTWPAITPSLLRDADDEVARSAWRAAVVLVPGAERDALAAELAAQLGRGDRAVRLSLSRALVALGDVIEPALRTGLASADPAVRAHARATERLLRDPDAAFDPGVDEAKRIVALGPEHSGGTSC; this is encoded by the coding sequence ATGAATTCGACCCCGCTCGGCGCGCTGAGCACCGGAAACTCGTCGATGCGGCTTCAGGCGGCCCTGGCGGCCGGCACGCGTGCCGACCCCGGGTCCGCCGACGCGCTCGTGGCGCGGTCCGCGATCGAGCCGGACTTCTTCGTGCGCGACATGCTCACCTGGGCCTTGACCCGCCTCCCGGCGGAAGTCACCGTGCCCCGGCTCCTCGGGGAACTCCGCTCCGAGCGCGCCCAGGCCCGGAGCCAGGCGCTGCACACGCTGTCCAAGATCGGCGACGGGACGACGTGGCCCGCGATCACGCCGTCGTTGCTGCGCGACGCCGACGACGAGGTGGCGCGAAGCGCGTGGCGGGCCGCCGTCGTCCTCGTGCCCGGCGCGGAACGGGACGCGCTGGCCGCGGAGCTGGCGGCCCAGCTCGGCCGGGGCGACCGGGCCGTCCGGCTGAGCCTCAGCCGGGCGCTCGTCGCGCTCGGGGACGTGATCGAGCCGGCCCTGCGGACGGGGCTGGCGAGCGCCGATCCGGCGGTGCGGGCGCACGCCCGGGCCACGGAACGGCTGCTGCGCGACCCGGACGCCGCGTTCGACCCGGGCGTCGACGAGGCGAAGCGGATCGTCGCGCTCGGCCCGGAACACTCCGGCGGGACGTCGTGCTGA
- a CDS encoding HEAT repeat domain-containing protein: protein MLIGEVARRSGVSTRMLRHYDSLGLVRPTGRTVGGYREYSTQDIRRIFHVESLRSLGLSLRQIGRALEDPGFAPSTLVGDLIRQTEDRLTREQELLDRLRAVDASAPGGWQGVLRIIELLRGLGSASPAHRQQAVLAPAEDVPLPLDLLAGAVLAEADPNVAGALRWALARAGGDGVASVASGLASADVDVRRRAVLAIAGFSGAEATALLTGALGDPDPAVRRNAALASGKRGETAAVPTLVRMVVEGTNDVEAAELLGTLSRDAGCAERVMSALTGELTAPAADAAVRIRLTQALAEMPPPLARDALRRLAGDADRDVALIAAALAGMLEERSHPPIP from the coding sequence GTGCTGATCGGCGAGGTGGCGCGCCGCTCGGGGGTGAGCACCCGGATGCTCCGGCACTACGACTCCCTCGGGCTGGTGCGCCCGACCGGCCGCACGGTCGGCGGTTACCGCGAATACTCCACTCAGGACATCCGCCGGATCTTCCACGTCGAAAGCCTGCGGTCCCTGGGGTTGTCGCTGCGGCAGATCGGTCGCGCGCTGGAGGATCCCGGCTTCGCACCGTCCACTTTGGTCGGCGACCTCATCCGGCAGACCGAAGACCGGCTGACGCGGGAACAGGAGCTGCTGGACCGGTTGCGCGCGGTCGACGCCTCGGCGCCCGGCGGCTGGCAGGGCGTCCTGCGCATCATCGAGCTCCTGCGCGGGCTCGGCTCGGCCAGTCCCGCGCACCGGCAGCAGGCTGTCCTGGCCCCGGCCGAGGACGTGCCCCTGCCTCTCGACCTGCTGGCCGGGGCGGTGCTCGCCGAGGCCGACCCGAACGTCGCGGGCGCCCTGCGGTGGGCTCTCGCGCGGGCGGGCGGTGACGGCGTGGCCAGCGTGGCGTCCGGCCTGGCGTCGGCGGACGTCGACGTCCGGCGGCGCGCGGTCCTGGCGATCGCCGGGTTCTCCGGCGCCGAGGCGACCGCGCTGCTCACCGGCGCGCTCGGGGACCCGGACCCGGCGGTGCGCCGGAACGCCGCGCTGGCGTCGGGCAAGCGCGGCGAGACCGCGGCCGTGCCGACGCTCGTGCGCATGGTGGTCGAGGGCACGAACGACGTCGAGGCGGCCGAGCTCCTCGGCACGTTGTCCCGGGACGCCGGATGCGCGGAGCGGGTGATGAGCGCGCTGACCGGCGAGCTCACCGCCCCGGCCGCGGACGCCGCGGTGCGGATCCGCCTGACCCAGGCCCTCGCCGAGATGCCGCCACCCCTCGCCCGGGACGCCCTGCGGCGGCTGGCCGGGGACGCCGACCGGGACGTCGCCCTCATCGCCGCCGCTCTGGCGGGCATGCTCGAAGAGCGGTCCCACCCGCCGATCCCGTAG
- a CDS encoding sensor histidine kinase, whose product MTDARPAWPLRRWAGLLAFVEAVLLCVALAGGALALSRLDDARSRLLDEVGPQLLQAKALSSALVDQETGIRGYLLTRQQEFLEPYRAGLADQDRAVAELRRLGATPDTAEGRDLDAVLAGAGTWRGAALAQSAPGGPAPTAAQVEQVKKLFDALRVRLTGQDAHLEAARVAARTDLAAATKLLTWILVAIAVVIAAAFVLLFAGLRRAVVGPIRELAAAVRDVAARDLHRPVVATGPREVRQLGADVDTMRRRILAEVAGLEVAHAQLETRTHALERSNSDLEQFAYVASHDLQEPLRKVTSFCQLLEKRYQDKLDERGEQNIGFAVDGAKRMQVLINDLLAFSRVGRRGGEPAEVETAALVAAATANLESVLDGAGARVIVADSLPPVLGERSLLTAVFQNLIGNAVKFRGERAPEITVGAERDGADWVFSVTDNGIGIEAQYAERIFVIFQRLHGRGDYPGTGIGLAMCRKIVEHHGGRVWLDTEVTEGTCFRFTLPALPAQELPGAAEEAQAAA is encoded by the coding sequence ATGACGGACGCGCGTCCGGCGTGGCCGCTGCGGCGCTGGGCCGGGTTGCTGGCGTTCGTCGAGGCCGTCCTGCTCTGCGTGGCCCTCGCGGGCGGGGCGCTCGCGCTGAGCCGCCTCGACGACGCCCGGTCCCGGCTGCTCGACGAGGTGGGGCCGCAGCTGCTGCAGGCCAAGGCCCTCTCGAGCGCGCTGGTCGACCAGGAGACCGGGATCCGCGGTTACCTGCTGACCCGGCAGCAGGAGTTCCTCGAGCCGTACCGGGCCGGGCTCGCCGACCAGGACCGGGCGGTGGCGGAGCTGCGCCGGCTGGGTGCGACTCCGGACACCGCGGAGGGCCGTGACCTCGACGCCGTCTTGGCCGGCGCCGGGACGTGGCGTGGTGCGGCGCTCGCCCAGTCGGCCCCGGGTGGCCCGGCGCCGACGGCGGCGCAGGTGGAGCAGGTCAAGAAGCTGTTCGACGCGCTGCGCGTCCGGCTGACCGGGCAGGATGCGCACCTCGAGGCCGCCCGGGTGGCCGCCCGGACCGACCTGGCGGCCGCGACGAAGCTGCTGACCTGGATCCTCGTCGCCATCGCGGTGGTGATCGCGGCGGCGTTCGTCCTGCTGTTCGCGGGGCTGCGCCGGGCGGTGGTCGGGCCGATCCGGGAGCTGGCCGCCGCGGTGCGCGACGTCGCCGCGCGGGACCTGCACCGGCCGGTGGTGGCGACCGGGCCGCGGGAAGTGCGCCAGCTCGGCGCCGACGTCGACACGATGCGCCGGCGCATCCTGGCCGAAGTGGCCGGGCTCGAGGTGGCCCACGCGCAGCTGGAGACGCGGACGCACGCCCTGGAGCGGTCGAACTCCGATCTGGAGCAGTTCGCCTACGTCGCGTCGCACGACCTCCAGGAGCCGCTGCGGAAGGTGACGAGTTTCTGCCAGCTGCTGGAAAAGCGCTACCAGGACAAGCTCGACGAGCGCGGCGAGCAGAACATCGGGTTCGCCGTCGACGGGGCCAAGCGGATGCAGGTGCTGATCAACGACCTGCTGGCGTTCTCCCGCGTCGGCCGCCGCGGCGGGGAGCCGGCCGAGGTCGAGACCGCGGCGCTCGTGGCCGCCGCCACGGCGAACCTGGAGAGCGTGCTCGACGGCGCCGGCGCGCGGGTGATCGTCGCCGACAGCCTGCCGCCGGTGCTGGGTGAGCGGTCGTTGCTGACGGCGGTGTTCCAGAACCTGATCGGCAACGCCGTCAAGTTCCGCGGCGAGCGGGCGCCCGAGATCACCGTCGGCGCCGAACGGGACGGCGCGGACTGGGTGTTTTCCGTGACGGACAACGGGATCGGGATCGAAGCGCAGTACGCCGAGCGGATCTTCGTGATCTTCCAGCGGCTGCACGGCCGCGGCGACTACCCGGGCACCGGGATCGGGCTGGCGATGTGCCGCAAGATCGTCGAGCACCACGGCGGCCGCGTCTGGCTGGACACCGAAGTCACCGAAGGGACGTGCTTCCGCTTCACGCTCCCCGCGCTCCCGGCGCAGGAACTCCCCGGTGCCGCGGAGGAAGCTCAGGCCGCGGCCTGA
- a CDS encoding PP2C family protein-serine/threonine phosphatase codes for MLLVEDDDGDALLVEEMLADLPAEAERITLLRVATLAAALPHVASVDCVLLDLQLPDASGLTALKTLRQRSPSSAIVVLTGQNDTATGVAAVAAGAQDYLGKDQVDGPLLVRAMRYAWERRRAEDAEQRLMEQQLFAGENARLERGLLPTPLLADEDLGLAVRYRPGRDGALLGGDFYDTVELADGTVEVIIGDVCGHGPDEAALGVALRIAWRALVLAGLPAAEVLSTVDRVLVNERIEPLFATACMVTVAPDRASARMVLAGHPPPVLFRGGGPAEFLPSDALGPPLGIPLLRPRRQTEVALDPGWSLLLYTDGIFEGRAGAADRLGRTRMAALADELLTGPGDRGAALDALIGRVQRLNDGPLDDDVALVLLTQRLAGEAR; via the coding sequence GTGCTGCTGGTGGAGGACGACGACGGGGACGCGCTGCTGGTCGAGGAGATGCTCGCCGACCTCCCCGCGGAGGCCGAGCGGATCACGCTGCTGCGGGTGGCGACGCTGGCGGCCGCCCTGCCGCACGTCGCGAGCGTCGACTGCGTGCTGCTCGATCTGCAGCTGCCCGACGCGTCCGGCCTGACCGCCCTCAAGACGTTGCGCCAGCGCAGCCCGAGCAGCGCGATCGTGGTCCTGACCGGGCAGAACGACACCGCCACCGGCGTGGCCGCGGTCGCCGCCGGCGCCCAGGACTACCTCGGCAAGGACCAGGTCGACGGGCCGCTGCTGGTGCGCGCCATGCGGTACGCCTGGGAACGGCGAAGGGCCGAGGACGCCGAACAGCGGCTCATGGAGCAGCAGCTGTTCGCGGGGGAGAACGCGCGTCTCGAACGCGGTCTGCTGCCCACCCCGCTGCTCGCCGACGAGGACCTGGGCCTGGCGGTCCGCTACCGCCCGGGCCGGGACGGCGCGTTGCTGGGCGGCGACTTCTACGACACCGTCGAGCTGGCCGACGGCACCGTCGAGGTGATCATCGGGGACGTCTGCGGGCACGGCCCGGACGAAGCCGCGCTGGGGGTGGCGCTGCGGATCGCCTGGCGGGCCCTGGTGCTCGCCGGGCTGCCGGCCGCCGAGGTGCTGTCCACGGTCGACCGGGTCCTGGTGAACGAGCGGATCGAGCCGCTGTTCGCCACGGCGTGCATGGTCACGGTCGCACCGGACCGGGCGTCCGCGCGGATGGTGCTGGCCGGGCACCCGCCGCCGGTGCTGTTCCGCGGCGGCGGGCCGGCGGAGTTCCTGCCCTCCGACGCGCTGGGGCCGCCGCTGGGCATCCCGCTGCTGCGGCCGCGGCGGCAGACGGAGGTCGCGCTGGACCCGGGCTGGTCCCTGCTGCTCTACACCGACGGCATCTTCGAAGGCCGGGCCGGCGCGGCCGATCGCCTCGGCCGGACGCGGATGGCCGCGCTGGCGGACGAGCTCCTCACCGGGCCGGGTGACCGCGGCGCGGCGCTGGACGCCCTGATCGGCCGCGTCCAGCGGCTCAACGACGGCCCGCTGGACGACGACGTCGCGCTGGTCCTGCTCACCCAGCGGCTCGCCGGGGAAGCCCGATGA